In Puniceicoccus vermicola, one DNA window encodes the following:
- a CDS encoding ankyrin repeat domain-containing protein, translating to MQNQSYRDRISDLSFRRAVDLVDAGDVGELSRHLARNPQLATQRVKFEGNYFTCPTLLHFVAENPIRNGGLPPNIDKVAEVILQFGADVNASSHPSRSETTLSLVASGMVSRESGVQQALLDVLAMHGADMNLGVYAALGHGERAAARSMVELGARVDLVIAAGLGRLKDIHRWLPEAEEAILRYALAAAVINRQIEAVRLLLPRISDIEAFNPEGFHAHSTPLHQAVANDDPDMVILLLDHGARWDCPEDKLWGGTPCDWAVHQSKGRVIDVLARRGFEVNLQQAAAWNARQTVESILESQPECVDDVGEWGTALQQAAYHGHYAIAELLMRKGADPNRSKGHEKLQSKGELPLDIAIERNQEYVVSELIRWGGMTLEQCLDVESDLHLFQRAVCAIKSGDVEALRKLLEKHPTLANAYQDGSDRTLLHVACDWPGHFPNVSEGIRLLIEKGANPNVGGRDGSGETPLHGAASSDDVGALDAILDGGADINAREACIANGTPLTDACAFRIFKSAERLFERGAGFDLWHASAMGRIDLMGEFFTDEGEFIVDSPRWNDCPEGDERFVFIAFWLAAQSGRPEMLRFLRDKIVDVNELGPGYQTALDRALFNGSRESIDYLLSQGALTAQEVRG from the coding sequence ATGCAAAATCAATCCTATCGTGATCGCATCAGCGATCTTTCATTCCGCCGCGCGGTGGATTTAGTCGACGCTGGCGACGTTGGCGAACTGAGCCGGCATCTCGCGAGAAACCCTCAGCTGGCAACCCAGCGGGTCAAGTTCGAGGGGAATTACTTCACCTGCCCGACACTGTTGCATTTTGTTGCGGAGAATCCCATCCGCAATGGTGGGCTCCCTCCCAATATCGATAAAGTCGCCGAGGTGATCCTCCAATTCGGCGCGGATGTGAACGCCAGTTCGCATCCGAGCAGATCAGAGACAACGCTGTCGCTGGTTGCGTCCGGGATGGTGTCGCGCGAAAGCGGTGTGCAGCAGGCGTTGCTGGATGTGCTCGCCATGCATGGTGCCGACATGAATTTGGGAGTGTACGCGGCCCTGGGGCATGGCGAGCGGGCTGCAGCTCGCTCTATGGTTGAGCTGGGTGCCAGGGTCGATCTTGTGATTGCGGCTGGTCTAGGCCGACTGAAAGACATCCACCGATGGTTGCCCGAGGCTGAGGAGGCGATACTTCGATACGCTTTGGCGGCTGCGGTCATAAATCGCCAAATCGAAGCGGTGCGGCTGCTCCTACCTCGTATTTCCGATATCGAGGCCTTCAATCCAGAGGGCTTTCACGCGCATTCTACGCCTTTGCATCAAGCGGTGGCCAATGATGATCCCGACATGGTGATCTTGCTGTTGGATCACGGTGCCCGATGGGACTGTCCCGAAGATAAACTGTGGGGAGGGACGCCTTGTGATTGGGCGGTTCACCAAAGTAAGGGCCGCGTGATTGATGTCCTCGCTCGGCGTGGATTTGAGGTGAATCTCCAACAAGCGGCTGCGTGGAATGCGCGGCAAACCGTTGAATCGATTCTAGAAAGCCAACCGGAATGCGTGGACGATGTGGGCGAGTGGGGAACCGCACTCCAGCAAGCGGCCTACCATGGGCACTACGCCATTGCCGAATTGCTGATGAGGAAAGGGGCCGACCCCAATCGGTCGAAAGGCCACGAAAAGCTACAATCAAAAGGGGAACTGCCCTTGGATATCGCCATCGAGCGCAATCAGGAATACGTTGTGAGCGAGTTGATTCGTTGGGGGGGGATGACGCTTGAGCAGTGTCTGGATGTGGAGAGCGATCTACACTTATTTCAACGGGCCGTCTGTGCGATCAAGAGTGGTGATGTCGAAGCTCTGCGAAAGCTTTTAGAGAAACATCCGACGCTAGCCAATGCCTATCAGGATGGTTCCGATCGGACTCTGTTGCACGTTGCCTGCGATTGGCCGGGGCACTTTCCGAATGTGTCGGAGGGCATCAGGCTGTTGATTGAGAAAGGTGCGAACCCGAATGTAGGCGGTCGGGATGGATCCGGCGAAACCCCGCTCCATGGCGCCGCCAGCTCGGACGACGTTGGGGCATTGGATGCAATTCTGGACGGCGGGGCAGACATCAATGCGCGCGAGGCGTGCATCGCGAATGGAACCCCTCTGACCGATGCCTGCGCATTTCGCATTTTTAAGAGCGCCGAGCGACTCTTCGAGCGAGGCGCAGGTTTCGACCTCTGGCATGCGTCGGCGATGGGGCGCATCGACTTGATGGGAGAGTTCTTTACGGATGAGGGTGAGTTCATCGTCGATTCGCCTAGATGGAATGATTGCCCCGAGGGCGACGAACGCTTTGTCTTCATTGCTTTTTGGCTGGCTGCGCAAAGTGGTCGCCCGGAGATGCTGCGGTTCCTGCGTGACAAGATTGTCGATGTCAATGAGCTCGGTCCTGGCTATCAAACTGCACTCGACCGGGCTTTGTTTAACGGAAGTCGGGAGTCGATTGACTACTTACTTTCCCAAGGTGCTCTCACCGCTCAGGAGGTCCGGGGGTGA
- a CDS encoding ankyrin repeat domain-containing protein, producing MKESFVTPLPSHPHWDQQKKQAKQLLRSYWQEEEKATARFRSLHPEAPEPAAARLHDAQLVVARGYGFPSWAKLKRKIESLTQTPVERFVAAVQCRDIAATRQLLESYKEVRARINDPLFSFDSMAIHAVGDNVEFLAMLRDFGADLNLRTKWKCGGFALLDQANPGMLPQLQKLGIRLTVHAAARMNCLEELHSMLRGDPGLARERGGDGQTPLHVAASVEVIDLLVQYGADVEARDIDHSATPAQYLVDKPKLCRHLLKLGVKPDLFMAVVLNDIVLARECILRDPACVAHRIGLPPWCNDEGGHIYIWKLKQTTPLQLARHLGLRDMESYLLAQSPPIVCFLDALWRGDAVSAKRLLAAERSTVIAAANDSRILAEAAFDGRLDAVTLMLELGLDPQAAGVHDSTPLDRASFHGYADIVEVILKYDSGESLKRTNEFGGVPLMTCIHGALHGWDADRPKDYVRTATLLLSAGASFEPSWLPTGDDALDKLFRSKWLESIR from the coding sequence GTGAAAGAGTCATTTGTGACACCCTTGCCCTCTCATCCGCATTGGGATCAACAGAAGAAGCAGGCCAAGCAACTTCTCCGATCATACTGGCAGGAGGAAGAGAAGGCTACAGCGCGGTTCCGGAGCTTACATCCCGAAGCTCCCGAACCAGCGGCAGCTAGATTGCATGACGCCCAACTAGTTGTGGCCCGTGGCTACGGGTTTCCTTCCTGGGCTAAGCTCAAGCGCAAGATCGAGTCTCTCACGCAGACACCGGTGGAAAGGTTCGTCGCTGCGGTTCAATGCCGGGACATCGCTGCGACACGCCAATTGCTGGAAAGTTACAAGGAAGTTCGTGCGCGGATCAATGATCCGCTCTTCTCTTTTGACTCGATGGCCATTCATGCGGTTGGCGACAACGTTGAATTTCTGGCCATGCTCCGGGATTTCGGAGCGGACTTGAACTTGAGGACCAAGTGGAAATGCGGAGGTTTCGCTCTCCTTGATCAAGCGAATCCCGGCATGCTGCCGCAATTGCAGAAACTCGGGATTCGTTTAACCGTCCATGCAGCGGCACGAATGAATTGCTTGGAGGAGCTGCATTCGATGCTCCGGGGCGATCCGGGGTTGGCTCGGGAGCGCGGTGGCGATGGTCAGACGCCGTTGCATGTCGCTGCCAGTGTTGAGGTGATTGATCTGCTTGTGCAGTATGGTGCCGATGTCGAAGCCCGTGACATCGACCATTCCGCCACCCCGGCGCAATACCTGGTCGACAAGCCCAAACTGTGCCGCCACCTACTCAAGCTCGGTGTAAAGCCGGATCTTTTCATGGCGGTTGTTTTGAACGACATCGTGCTAGCTCGAGAGTGCATTCTGCGAGATCCTGCTTGCGTCGCTCATCGCATTGGCCTGCCGCCTTGGTGTAATGATGAAGGGGGACATATCTACATCTGGAAGCTCAAACAAACAACGCCTCTCCAGCTCGCTCGTCATCTCGGGCTGCGGGACATGGAGTCGTATCTGCTGGCGCAGAGTCCGCCCATTGTCTGCTTTCTGGATGCCTTATGGCGGGGCGATGCGGTCTCCGCCAAACGACTGTTGGCCGCCGAGCGGTCTACAGTCATCGCAGCCGCCAATGATAGCCGAATCCTCGCTGAAGCAGCCTTCGACGGGCGGTTGGACGCTGTGACCTTGATGCTCGAACTGGGGCTCGATCCGCAGGCGGCAGGGGTGCACGACTCCACCCCTTTGGACCGGGCGTCTTTCCATGGTTATGCCGATATTGTTGAGGTGATCCTGAAGTATGATTCTGGAGAATCGTTGAAACGCACCAATGAGTTTGGAGGTGTGCCATTGATGACCTGCATCCATGGTGCTTTGCATGGATGGGACGCGGACAGGCCCAAGGATTATGTGCGTACGGCAACTTTGCTGCTATCCGCCGGAGCCTCATTTGAACCGAGCTGGCTGCCCACTGGAGATGACGCTCTGGATAAGCTCTTCCGGTCGAAGTGGTTGGAATCGATCCGGTAG
- a CDS encoding DEAD/DEAH box helicase, protein MYKLRPYQQEAVNKTVKYFKKRRSPAVIVLPTGAGKSLVIAELAKIAKGRVLVLAHVKELVEQNHLKYEGYGLRAGIYSAGLNQKDSQQKVIFGSIQSVAKANDAFFRDFTLLVIDECHRVGLEPDSQYAQVIKRLKLSNRTICILGLTATPYRLGLGWIYNYALRGEVKTQELRFFNDCIYDLPLQYMIRNRYLTPPVKVDTPVTSYDFSELTEGGQSYTMAQLEEVLQKQRRLTPLIIKNIIDITDSYQRQGVMIFSSTVNHAQEIMECLPPGQARLVLGSTELTERDQIVNDFKRRSFKYLVNVSVLTTGFDAAHVDVIAILRPTESTSLYQQIIGRGLRLDTGKKDCLVLDYTGMGHSIFSPEIGEKKADSESVAVQVPCPECGFVNDFWGIVDEEGNVLEHFGRTCRGGKTDPETFEVKPCGYRFRFKICPQCSAQNDISARECRSCRSVLVDPDEKLKQARLSKDAHVLTPDSVEMLERVDKNGNPYLQVKYYDYDANHVAEMHYLNNPTSRKKFNINFLRSHLRKPELKLNPSSVREVVQIQAQLRMPAFVIARKKGKYWKITEKIFREEL, encoded by the coding sequence ATGTATAAACTCAGACCCTACCAACAGGAAGCGGTTAACAAGACCGTCAAATACTTTAAGAAGCGACGAAGTCCAGCGGTGATCGTTTTGCCGACGGGTGCGGGGAAGAGTTTGGTCATCGCGGAGCTGGCAAAAATAGCAAAAGGCCGCGTCCTCGTGCTCGCCCACGTCAAAGAGCTGGTCGAGCAGAACCATTTGAAATATGAAGGCTATGGCCTGCGAGCGGGTATCTACTCGGCGGGGCTGAATCAAAAGGATAGCCAGCAGAAGGTGATCTTCGGCAGTATCCAGTCTGTCGCGAAGGCGAACGATGCCTTTTTTCGGGATTTCACCCTCCTCGTGATCGACGAATGTCATCGCGTCGGACTGGAGCCCGACAGCCAGTACGCGCAAGTCATCAAGCGGCTAAAATTGAGCAATCGGACCATTTGCATTCTGGGCCTGACTGCGACTCCGTATCGTCTGGGGTTGGGCTGGATCTATAATTACGCGCTTCGGGGAGAGGTCAAAACCCAGGAACTTCGATTCTTTAATGACTGTATCTACGATCTGCCACTGCAGTATATGATCCGAAACCGATACCTGACGCCACCCGTCAAGGTCGATACGCCAGTGACCTCCTATGACTTCTCGGAGCTGACCGAGGGAGGGCAATCCTATACCATGGCGCAGCTGGAAGAGGTTCTTCAAAAGCAAAGACGCCTCACGCCCCTGATCATCAAAAACATCATTGATATTACGGATAGCTATCAAAGGCAGGGTGTGATGATCTTCAGCTCCACAGTAAATCATGCCCAAGAGATTATGGAGTGTCTTCCGCCGGGACAGGCTCGATTGGTCCTGGGATCGACCGAGCTGACCGAGCGGGATCAGATCGTGAATGATTTTAAAAGGAGATCCTTTAAGTATCTAGTGAACGTCTCCGTCCTGACGACCGGTTTCGACGCCGCTCATGTCGATGTTATCGCGATCCTGCGCCCCACGGAATCCACCAGTCTATATCAACAAATCATTGGCCGCGGTTTGCGATTAGACACCGGCAAGAAAGATTGCCTGGTCCTCGATTACACAGGGATGGGACATAGCATTTTCAGTCCCGAAATCGGCGAAAAGAAAGCCGACTCCGAATCCGTCGCCGTGCAGGTTCCCTGTCCCGAGTGTGGATTTGTGAACGACTTTTGGGGGATTGTCGACGAGGAGGGCAATGTGCTTGAGCACTTCGGGCGCACCTGCCGGGGTGGGAAGACGGATCCGGAAACCTTTGAGGTTAAGCCCTGTGGCTATCGTTTTCGCTTTAAAATTTGCCCCCAGTGCTCGGCGCAAAATGATATCTCTGCCCGCGAGTGTCGAAGCTGCAGGAGTGTGCTGGTAGACCCCGACGAAAAGCTCAAACAAGCCAGGCTGTCCAAAGACGCCCATGTGCTCACACCAGATTCGGTGGAGATGCTGGAGCGTGTTGATAAAAACGGAAATCCCTACCTTCAGGTGAAATATTACGACTACGACGCCAACCATGTCGCGGAGATGCATTATCTCAACAATCCAACGAGTCGGAAGAAGTTTAATATCAACTTCTTGAGGTCACACCTACGAAAACCTGAGTTGAAGCTAAACCCGAGCTCGGTCCGCGAAGTTGTCCAAATTCAAGCACAGCTCCGCATGCCTGCATTTGTCATTGCTCGCAAGAAGGGGAAGTATTGGAAGATCACCGAAAAGATTTTCCGAGAGGAACTGTGA
- a CDS encoding Glu/Leu/Phe/Val family dehydrogenase, translating to MESSIYKSEVFDMACRQFDIAAELIEMDPNLVERTKYPKRCMAVSCPVRMDNGDVGLFEGYRVQHHLSMGPTKGGVRFHPNVTLGEVAALSMWMSWKCAITGLPYGGAKGGVCVDAMRLSRNELEGLSRRYMQEMIPFIGPSTDIMAPDMGTNEQVMAWMMDTYANQVGNAVPAIVTGKPVSLGGSEGRREATGHGVAYLVHSYLEDLGFSLGESTAVIQGFGNVGSEAAVALESFGIKVTGISDYYGGFTNPKGLDIGDALNYSREHGSLQGWRGGDPISNEEILTLDCTVLIPAALERVIDENNAPHLKCKILAEAANGPTNILADEILKENDEIEIIPDIFCNSGGVIVSYFEWVQDLQSLYWTRDEVLNKMYVILDRAKNEIEKQKKALNCSRREAALALGIRKVANAKAVRGLFP from the coding sequence ATGGAATCAAGCATCTACAAGTCCGAGGTCTTTGATATGGCCTGCCGCCAATTCGATATTGCTGCTGAATTGATTGAAATGGACCCGAATCTTGTGGAGCGAACCAAGTATCCGAAACGCTGTATGGCCGTTTCATGCCCCGTGAGGATGGACAATGGCGATGTCGGGTTGTTCGAAGGATACCGGGTGCAGCATCACCTTTCGATGGGACCGACGAAAGGAGGTGTTCGCTTTCACCCGAATGTTACTCTGGGTGAGGTCGCGGCTCTTTCAATGTGGATGAGCTGGAAGTGCGCGATCACGGGCCTTCCCTATGGAGGAGCCAAGGGAGGGGTCTGTGTTGATGCGATGCGGCTCTCCCGCAATGAATTGGAAGGTCTGTCTCGGAGGTACATGCAGGAGATGATTCCTTTCATCGGACCGAGCACAGACATCATGGCTCCCGATATGGGAACGAATGAGCAGGTAATGGCGTGGATGATGGACACCTACGCCAATCAGGTCGGGAATGCCGTTCCAGCAATTGTGACGGGTAAGCCTGTGAGTCTCGGCGGTTCTGAGGGACGTCGAGAGGCCACCGGACACGGAGTGGCTTATTTGGTCCATTCTTACTTGGAGGATCTGGGATTCTCTTTGGGGGAGTCGACTGCTGTGATCCAGGGATTTGGGAATGTCGGCTCGGAGGCCGCTGTCGCTCTCGAAAGCTTCGGCATCAAGGTGACGGGGATCAGTGACTACTATGGAGGATTTACCAATCCGAAGGGATTGGATATCGGGGATGCTTTGAACTACTCCCGTGAACACGGCTCTCTGCAAGGTTGGAGAGGCGGAGATCCAATCAGCAACGAAGAGATCCTGACTTTGGACTGCACCGTTTTAATTCCCGCCGCTTTGGAGCGTGTGATCGATGAAAACAACGCTCCTCACCTGAAGTGTAAGATCTTGGCGGAGGCCGCGAATGGACCAACGAATATTCTCGCGGACGAGATTCTCAAAGAAAACGATGAGATCGAAATTATCCCGGATATCTTTTGTAACAGTGGTGGGGTCATTGTTTCTTACTTCGAGTGGGTCCAGGACTTGCAGAGCCTTTATTGGACTCGAGACGAAGTCTTGAATAAAATGTATGTCATTCTCGATCGCGCGAAAAATGAAATCGAAAAGCAGAAGAAAGCGCTCAATTGCAGCCGCCGTGAAGCGGCGTTGGCGCTGGGGATTCGAAAGGTGGCCAATGCGAAAGCGGTTCGTGGCCTGTTCCCGTAA
- a CDS encoding DUF6527 family protein, with the protein MIQQFIRRLISPFLSRFSKKWRLVIVEGDSLPDKIPQRVLVLARDGHEDWCVGMRCPCGCQKLIELMLIPEASPRWTLMTDSKGRPTLKPSVWLKAGCRSHFWLRNGQVEWCRDSDQA; encoded by the coding sequence ATGATCCAACAATTCATTCGTCGGCTCATATCTCCATTCCTTTCACGTTTTTCAAAGAAATGGAGATTGGTGATCGTCGAGGGAGATAGTTTGCCGGACAAAATCCCCCAAAGAGTGCTCGTGCTTGCTCGGGATGGACACGAAGACTGGTGCGTCGGTATGAGGTGCCCCTGTGGCTGCCAGAAATTGATTGAATTGATGCTTATCCCAGAAGCCTCCCCACGGTGGACTTTGATGACTGATTCCAAGGGCAGACCGACATTAAAACCGTCTGTTTGGCTTAAGGCTGGTTGCCGATCTCACTTCTGGCTGAGGAACGGGCAGGTGGAATGGTGTCGGGACAGTGATCAGGCTTAA
- a CDS encoding ThiF family adenylyltransferase: MHARLKQHLLPGDGYESAAVLLCKRVESCPEGERYLARELILVPQDQCRERRPEYISWSGEYLETAIDQAEQESLSILLVHSHPGGFLSFSDTDDDSDCSVIPCLHQAIEVPHGSAIMVGNGAMRARFYQPSMEKQEVSLVSVIGDDIAYWWGDKLHSNSSLERPVAFTSQMTVELSRLSVAVVGVSGIGSVVAEQLARLGFGEIVLIDFDRVEFKNLNRILNSTVNDAEQERLKVDMFAESIVSHRGCGVVEAVSESILTREAVLRVSKCDVLFSCVDSLEARQVCDLIASRFLMPLFDAGVTIPTRKTQSSYAIGDVCGRIDYVKPGGATLSDREVYTPESLRTEYLRNADPVAHEQELNDGYIKGVHEEAPAVISLNMRAATASVNEFLARAYPFRHDSNDNYARTRFSLAACEEEYEAEGSFIKSENVELALGDREPLLGFPCLGRKRTR; this comes from the coding sequence ATGCATGCTCGCTTAAAACAGCACCTTTTGCCTGGTGATGGATACGAATCCGCTGCAGTGTTATTGTGTAAGCGAGTGGAGAGCTGTCCGGAAGGCGAGCGGTATCTCGCTCGCGAGCTGATATTAGTCCCTCAGGATCAGTGCCGCGAGCGCAGGCCAGAATATATTTCATGGTCTGGTGAGTATCTGGAGACCGCGATTGATCAAGCCGAACAGGAGAGTCTTTCAATTCTGTTAGTGCATTCGCACCCCGGAGGCTTTTTGAGCTTCTCGGACACTGATGATGACAGCGATTGCAGTGTTATCCCATGCCTTCACCAAGCAATTGAAGTTCCTCATGGTTCTGCAATTATGGTAGGGAATGGCGCGATGCGCGCACGCTTTTATCAACCCAGTATGGAAAAGCAGGAAGTGTCGCTGGTTTCAGTGATCGGCGATGATATTGCCTATTGGTGGGGAGATAAACTCCATTCGAACAGTTCGTTAGAACGTCCAGTCGCATTTACTTCGCAGATGACTGTAGAATTGAGTCGCCTCTCTGTCGCGGTTGTCGGGGTCTCAGGCATTGGGTCTGTTGTCGCTGAGCAACTAGCTCGCCTAGGCTTTGGTGAAATCGTGCTAATCGACTTTGATCGAGTCGAATTTAAGAACTTGAACCGCATACTCAACTCAACAGTTAATGATGCGGAGCAGGAGCGCCTAAAGGTTGATATGTTTGCTGAGTCGATTGTATCGCATCGGGGGTGCGGAGTGGTTGAGGCGGTTTCAGAGTCTATCTTAACCCGGGAAGCCGTTTTAAGGGTCTCAAAATGCGACGTCCTCTTTTCCTGTGTAGATTCACTGGAGGCTCGACAGGTGTGCGACTTGATTGCGAGCCGCTTCTTGATGCCTCTATTTGATGCAGGTGTAACGATTCCGACTCGAAAGACTCAGTCTTCATATGCCATCGGAGACGTCTGTGGTCGTATTGATTACGTAAAACCTGGAGGGGCAACCCTCAGTGATCGAGAAGTGTATACGCCCGAGAGTCTCAGAACTGAGTATTTGCGGAATGCGGATCCCGTTGCACATGAGCAAGAGCTCAACGATGGATACATTAAGGGCGTGCATGAGGAAGCCCCCGCAGTGATTAGTTTGAACATGCGTGCGGCTACTGCGTCTGTGAACGAGTTTCTCGCTCGGGCTTATCCCTTCAGGCACGATTCAAATGACAACTATGCGCGCACCCGTTTTTCATTGGCGGCGTGTGAGGAAGAGTATGAGGCAGAGGGCAGCTTCATTAAATCAGAGAATGTAGAGTTGGCCTTGGGTGATCGAGAGCCTTTACTTGGATTTCCATGCTTGGGGAGGAAGCGAACTAGATGA
- a CDS encoding multiubiquitin domain-containing protein gives MPNKNTSEARERPSSGYNIEVADKSLAFRPISIEDGTPTGAQLASTAGITNTNAAIVLSVLDDGSLEDISPQEVVNLDESVRKFIIVESDRTYRYVLNGQRFEWPCAVITGGQIRKLADVPSDHILYLKLRKEADREIKDHEIVDLDASGVEDFYTEHQVWLLNVQGVKVESITPTILTKDALEQAGFDTTAEWQIFLKIKGEPKMPITMDTIVDLTRRGIEKIRLTPKAVDNGSVSTELRREFDLLPGDEAYLDENHALWETVLDGRRRWILIPDYQLPEGYTVSSIVLAMDVPPTYPKAQMDMFYTNPPLALTSGRAIAATQVHEQIDGTTFSRWSRHRGPASKWNPNTDSVVTHLALVEGAILKEVEGS, from the coding sequence ATGCCAAATAAAAACACATCCGAGGCGCGAGAGCGCCCATCCTCTGGCTACAATATTGAGGTAGCTGACAAATCATTGGCCTTTCGGCCAATTTCAATCGAAGACGGCACACCTACGGGGGCGCAACTCGCTTCTACTGCCGGAATTACCAATACAAATGCCGCAATCGTGCTGTCTGTTCTAGATGACGGATCGCTTGAGGATATATCGCCTCAGGAGGTGGTAAACCTAGATGAGAGTGTGAGAAAGTTCATTATCGTGGAGAGTGATCGAACATACCGCTACGTTTTGAACGGCCAGCGCTTCGAGTGGCCATGCGCAGTGATCACTGGCGGTCAAATTCGTAAGCTAGCGGACGTTCCAAGTGATCATATACTGTATCTCAAGCTGCGCAAAGAGGCAGATCGCGAGATTAAGGATCATGAGATTGTCGATCTAGATGCCTCAGGCGTTGAAGACTTCTATACTGAGCATCAAGTTTGGCTGCTGAATGTCCAAGGCGTGAAGGTTGAATCTATAACACCAACCATCCTGACTAAAGATGCTCTAGAGCAAGCAGGGTTTGATACTACGGCTGAGTGGCAGATCTTCCTTAAGATTAAAGGTGAGCCGAAAATGCCTATTACTATGGACACGATTGTGGATCTGACTCGGCGCGGTATCGAGAAAATCCGTCTGACGCCTAAGGCGGTGGATAATGGTTCGGTATCGACGGAACTCCGCCGTGAGTTTGATCTGCTCCCAGGGGATGAGGCTTATCTCGATGAGAACCATGCCCTATGGGAGACGGTCCTAGATGGACGGCGGCGATGGATACTAATCCCAGACTATCAGTTGCCTGAGGGATATACAGTATCGTCTATAGTGCTAGCGATGGATGTTCCTCCGACTTACCCGAAGGCTCAAATGGACATGTTCTACACTAATCCTCCTCTCGCCCTGACTTCTGGGCGTGCGATTGCAGCGACTCAGGTCCATGAACAAATTGATGGGACAACATTTAGTCGTTGGTCACGTCATCGTGGACCTGCCTCAAAGTGGAATCCCAATACAGACTCAGTCGTGACTCACCTAGCTCTTGTAGAGGGAGCGATTCTCAAGGAGGTCGAAGGATCATGA
- a CDS encoding ImmA/IrrE family metallo-endopeptidase codes for MRDPNYIGAEACSFGLLQRFTIDDPTFPIENLAYALGVDIEYGGITNADAWLLKCDNGRGVIRLNKTITSPSRQRFSIAHELGHWVMHTNVTQGYLCTAKDLQDYGRSPEEAEANWFAATLLMPKSLIPSNFHKRDPSFEYIMELASHFQTSFTSTARRFVELSRQPVVLISSSSGVINWSARSQNAKYYFLPNGSSVPRHSLTEEVTTKGRTKGAPESVEPEIWFPERTFSEDEELFEEVKCLVNYDISLTLLWFPQ; via the coding sequence ATGCGTGATCCAAATTACATAGGTGCTGAAGCTTGTTCTTTCGGACTTTTGCAACGATTTACAATCGATGATCCTACATTCCCCATCGAGAATCTAGCCTATGCACTCGGAGTCGACATCGAATATGGCGGCATTACCAATGCTGATGCGTGGCTGCTCAAGTGTGATAATGGCAGAGGTGTGATACGATTAAATAAAACAATCACGTCGCCGTCTCGCCAGAGGTTTTCAATAGCGCACGAGTTAGGCCATTGGGTTATGCATACAAATGTGACTCAAGGCTATCTTTGCACCGCAAAAGACCTGCAAGACTATGGACGATCTCCAGAAGAGGCTGAAGCAAATTGGTTTGCAGCAACGTTACTGATGCCAAAGTCACTGATACCTTCTAATTTCCACAAACGTGACCCGAGTTTTGAATACATAATGGAGCTAGCTTCACACTTCCAGACGAGTTTCACTTCCACTGCGAGACGCTTTGTCGAATTAAGTAGGCAGCCAGTAGTTCTGATCTCCTCATCGAGCGGAGTCATCAATTGGAGTGCTCGGAGTCAAAATGCTAAATACTATTTTCTACCAAATGGTAGTTCTGTCCCAAGACACTCACTGACCGAAGAGGTTACAACAAAAGGGCGAACGAAAGGTGCACCAGAAAGCGTAGAGCCGGAAATATGGTTCCCCGAACGCACTTTCTCTGAAGATGAAGAACTATTCGAAGAGGTGAAATGTTTAGTAAATTACGACATTTCACTAACTCTTCTCTGGTTTCCTCAATAA